A region of Dermabacter vaginalis DNA encodes the following proteins:
- the hrcA gene encoding heat-inducible transcriptional repressor HrcA: MDERKLSILGAIVEDYVATREPVGSKSLLERHELGVSAATVRNDMSVLEEEGLIMQPHTSAGRIPTDKGYRVFVDYVAQVKPLSAPERRAIHTFFDGAHDLDDLLSRTVRLLSRLTNQVAVVQYPALRQAHVRHVELVKTSETLLLVVLITDAGRVDQQTISLQHSQDAAFYERLRERINRVCASRPVTSVGGDLNALLEEESASTRAAATEVLEALGELLASRREDRMIVGGVSNLARGEQFSREVGPMLDLLEEQLVLLRLLGEMHSNFGEVDVLIGEELSSVSGDALQRAALVGSAYTEAAGGASPSSRIAILGPSSMDYVTSISSVRAVARYISRFIG, encoded by the coding sequence ATGGATGAGCGCAAGCTCAGCATCCTCGGCGCAATCGTGGAAGATTACGTGGCGACCCGCGAACCCGTGGGCTCGAAGTCACTGCTGGAACGTCACGAGCTAGGCGTGAGCGCCGCGACCGTGCGCAACGACATGTCGGTGCTCGAAGAAGAGGGACTCATCATGCAGCCCCACACCTCGGCGGGGCGCATCCCCACCGATAAGGGCTACCGCGTGTTCGTCGATTACGTCGCGCAGGTCAAGCCCCTTTCAGCGCCCGAGCGTCGCGCAATCCACACGTTCTTCGACGGTGCCCACGACCTCGATGATCTGCTGTCCCGCACGGTGCGTCTGCTCTCGCGCCTCACGAATCAAGTCGCCGTTGTGCAGTACCCCGCGTTGCGCCAGGCTCACGTGCGTCACGTTGAACTCGTGAAGACTTCCGAAACCCTCTTGCTCGTTGTGCTCATCACCGATGCGGGCCGGGTGGATCAGCAAACAATTTCTCTTCAGCACTCGCAGGATGCCGCGTTCTATGAACGCCTGCGCGAGCGCATCAATCGCGTGTGCGCATCGAGGCCCGTGACCTCAGTGGGCGGGGACCTCAATGCACTTCTCGAGGAGGAATCCGCATCAACACGCGCTGCCGCCACCGAAGTGCTCGAGGCGCTCGGCGAACTGCTTGCCTCGCGTCGCGAGGATCGTATGATCGTCGGCGGCGTCTCGAACCTCGCGCGCGGTGAACAGTTCTCGCGCGAAGTTGGCCCCATGCTCGACCTCCTCGAGGAGCAACTCGTGCTTTTGCGACTTCTTGGCGAGATGCATTCGAACTTCGGCGAGGTCGACGTGCTGATCGGCGAGGAGCTCAGTAGCGTTTCCGGTGATGCTCTTCAGCGCGCAGCCCTCGTGGGGAGCGCCTATACCGAAGCGGCTGGTGGCGCTTCGCCGTCTTCACGCATTGCGATCCTCGGCCCTTCGAGCATGGATTACGTGACCTCCATATCTTCCGTGCGCGCCGTCGCCCGGTATATTTCCCGTTTCATCGGTTAA
- the dnaJ gene encoding molecular chaperone DnaJ: protein MNDDFYEILGVSKDASADEIKKAYRKKARKLHPDVNPDPSAADQMKKVSQAYETLSNPEKRRMYDMGGQSPFGGGGFGGFGGGATFDFSDLFEAFAGASSMGGRGRGPIPRERRGNDILRRMTLELDDVVFGSEKELTFPTAVTCSRCHGNCCEPGTGTKKCTVCSGSGHVQRTVNSLLGQMVQLAPCSACQGHGTTIENPCAECQGHGRVQEERTITLRVPAGIDTGRRIQLRGEGEAGEAGGPAGDLFVEVRVKEHEIFHREGNDLLARLTISMVAAALGTKATLTTFDGEREVEIKPGTQPGDVIRMRNLGVTSLRGDSRGDILIEVGVEIPKKLSGSERDLLTQFGEMRGEPDLREGAKNAQHSDGGVFAKIREKFRDL, encoded by the coding sequence GTGAACGACGATTTTTACGAGATCCTCGGCGTCTCCAAAGACGCCAGCGCGGACGAGATCAAGAAGGCCTACCGCAAGAAGGCCCGCAAACTTCACCCCGACGTGAACCCCGATCCTTCTGCGGCCGATCAAATGAAGAAGGTCTCGCAAGCCTACGAGACGCTCTCCAATCCTGAAAAACGTCGCATGTATGACATGGGCGGGCAGAGCCCGTTCGGCGGCGGTGGTTTCGGTGGCTTCGGTGGGGGAGCGACGTTCGACTTCTCCGACCTGTTTGAGGCGTTCGCGGGCGCGAGTAGCATGGGCGGGCGCGGGCGCGGCCCCATTCCCCGTGAGCGGCGCGGCAACGACATTCTGCGACGCATGACGCTCGAACTCGACGACGTTGTGTTCGGCTCCGAAAAAGAGCTCACGTTCCCGACGGCTGTCACCTGTTCACGCTGCCACGGCAATTGCTGTGAACCGGGAACCGGAACGAAGAAATGCACCGTGTGTAGCGGAAGCGGGCACGTGCAGCGCACCGTGAACTCCCTGCTTGGGCAAATGGTGCAGCTCGCGCCGTGCTCGGCGTGCCAGGGTCACGGCACGACCATCGAGAATCCTTGCGCCGAATGCCAGGGCCACGGCCGTGTGCAAGAAGAGCGCACGATTACCCTGCGCGTTCCCGCGGGCATCGACACGGGACGCCGCATTCAGCTTCGCGGCGAGGGTGAGGCCGGCGAGGCCGGCGGCCCCGCGGGTGATCTGTTCGTCGAAGTGCGTGTCAAGGAGCACGAAATCTTCCACCGTGAGGGCAACGACCTGCTTGCGCGCCTCACGATTTCGATGGTGGCCGCGGCCCTCGGCACGAAGGCCACGCTCACGACCTTTGACGGTGAGCGGGAGGTCGAAATCAAGCCGGGCACCCAGCCGGGCGATGTGATTCGCATGCGGAACCTCGGTGTGACCTCGCTTCGCGGCGATTCGCGTGGCGACATCCTCATCGAAGTAGGCGTCGAGATCCCGAAGAAGCTTTCCGGTTCTGAGCGGGACCTCCTCACACAGTTTGGCGAGATGCGTGGCGAACCGGATCTGCGCGAAGGTGCGAAGAACGCCCAGCACAGCGACGGCGGAGTATTCGCCAAGATCCGCGAAAAGTTCCGCGACCTGTGA
- a CDS encoding 16S rRNA (uracil(1498)-N(3))-methyltransferase, whose amino-acid sequence MSLKNFLLLEGTLEGASTGAAFSIGGDEGHHGARVMRLRSGERILVTDASAHQAEASIVSVSKSSFDIELSETPRHEEAPATLLVLVQALAKGGRDESAIEMATELGVDRVIPWQADRSVVQWKGVKEEKGREKWRSRIIAAVKQSRRARIPALETAVTSAELVPLIESAVSRGAMVLALHESATERLGGVTRELAMRAANAGEMPGEVWVLVGPEGGISDEEIRRFSAAGAAPVLLGNEILRASSAGPAALAALCSVIGRWQ is encoded by the coding sequence GTGAGCCTGAAGAACTTCCTTCTCCTCGAAGGCACGCTCGAAGGAGCGAGCACCGGGGCAGCGTTCTCGATCGGTGGGGATGAGGGCCACCACGGGGCGCGCGTCATGCGCTTGCGCTCGGGTGAGCGCATCCTCGTGACCGACGCGAGCGCGCACCAGGCTGAGGCCTCGATCGTGAGCGTGTCGAAATCGAGCTTTGACATCGAGCTCAGCGAAACGCCGCGGCACGAAGAGGCACCAGCGACTCTGCTCGTCCTCGTCCAAGCACTCGCGAAGGGTGGTCGGGACGAATCGGCGATCGAAATGGCGACCGAACTCGGCGTGGACCGAGTGATTCCGTGGCAAGCGGACCGCAGCGTCGTTCAGTGGAAGGGTGTGAAGGAAGAAAAGGGGCGCGAGAAATGGCGCTCGCGCATTATCGCCGCGGTCAAGCAATCGCGCCGCGCACGCATCCCTGCCCTGGAGACCGCTGTGACGAGTGCGGAACTTGTGCCCCTCATCGAGAGTGCGGTTTCTCGTGGGGCCATGGTCCTTGCTCTCCACGAGAGTGCGACCGAAAGGCTCGGTGGAGTGACTCGCGAGCTCGCGATGCGCGCCGCGAACGCGGGAGAAATGCCTGGGGAAGTGTGGGTCCTCGTCGGTCCCGAAGGGGGCATAAGCGACGAGGAGATTCGCCGATTTTCCGCCGCCGGCGCGGCCCCAGTTCTACTCGGGAACGAGATTCTTCGGGCGTCAAGCGCGGGACCAGCGGCTCTTGCCGCACTCTGCTCGGTGATCGGTCGATGGCAGTAG
- a CDS encoding HIT domain-containing protein — protein MTTTDPNCIFCKIVAGEIPSTKVYEDANVVCFKDLEPKAPVHVLAVPKEHYSNIVELSANKDLLAAVVKAAGAVAKEQAQGEFRFIFNTGESAGQSVFHVHGHILAGTPQSEGDLF, from the coding sequence ATGACCACCACCGATCCGAACTGTATCTTCTGCAAGATCGTTGCTGGCGAGATCCCGTCGACCAAGGTCTACGAGGACGCCAACGTCGTGTGCTTCAAGGACCTCGAGCCGAAGGCTCCCGTGCACGTGCTCGCCGTGCCCAAGGAGCACTACTCCAACATCGTGGAACTCTCCGCCAATAAAGACCTGCTCGCCGCGGTCGTCAAGGCCGCGGGCGCCGTTGCGAAGGAACAGGCCCAGGGGGAGTTCCGCTTCATTTTCAACACCGGTGAAAGCGCTGGCCAAAGCGTTTTCCATGTACACGGACATATTCTCGCCGGTACGCCCCAGTCTGAAGGAGACCTCTTCTAA
- a CDS encoding PhoH family protein — translation MQETTEILERYVAIPDHLRPVAVLGANDQALNVIEKIMPDIDVSMRGHQITLRGPEGSLDRAAAIMNSLIEIAASGETVTGEAVHRAAELYGDDRRRDQHVSQILSQSVLSSRGRTIRPKTVGQKDYVDAIDENTIVFGIGPAGTGKTYLAVAKAVRALLDKQINRIILTRPAVEAGERLGFLPGTLNEKIDPYLRPLYDALHDMLDPESIPRLMGAGTIEVAPLAYMRGRTLNDAFIILDEAQNTTAEQMKMFLTRLGFNSTMVITGDATQVDLPGGTKSGLKVVERILGNVDDIAFCHLSSKDVVRHRLVSDIVDAYARWDLSEFSPKKKAKR, via the coding sequence GTGCAGGAGACCACCGAAATTCTCGAGCGCTACGTCGCGATCCCCGATCACTTGCGCCCCGTCGCCGTCCTCGGCGCAAACGACCAGGCCCTCAACGTCATCGAAAAAATCATGCCGGACATCGACGTGTCGATGCGCGGGCACCAGATCACGTTGCGCGGACCGGAAGGCTCGCTCGATCGCGCAGCCGCGATCATGAACTCCCTTATTGAAATCGCCGCGAGCGGCGAAACCGTGACGGGTGAGGCGGTCCACCGCGCGGCGGAACTCTACGGCGATGATCGACGCCGCGATCAGCACGTGTCGCAGATCCTCAGCCAGTCCGTGCTCTCGTCCCGGGGCCGTACGATCCGCCCGAAGACCGTTGGGCAAAAGGACTACGTGGACGCGATCGACGAGAACACCATCGTGTTTGGCATTGGCCCCGCGGGCACCGGCAAAACATACCTCGCCGTCGCGAAAGCCGTGCGGGCTCTGCTCGATAAGCAGATCAACCGCATCATTCTCACCCGCCCCGCGGTCGAAGCAGGGGAGAGGCTCGGCTTCCTCCCGGGCACGCTCAACGAGAAGATCGACCCGTACCTGCGCCCGCTTTACGATGCCCTCCACGACATGCTCGATCCCGAGTCGATTCCGCGCCTCATGGGCGCCGGAACCATCGAGGTTGCTCCGCTCGCCTACATGCGCGGGCGCACCCTCAATGACGCCTTCATCATCCTCGACGAAGCCCAAAACACGACCGCCGAGCAAATGAAGATGTTCCTCACGCGCCTTGGGTTCAATTCGACAATGGTGATCACCGGAGACGCGACCCAGGTTGACCTCCCCGGCGGAACGAAGAGCGGTCTCAAGGTTGTTGAGCGGATCCTCGGCAATGTTGATGACATTGCCTTTTGCCACTTGAGCTCGAAGGACGTTGTGCGCCACCGACTCGTGAGCGACATCGTTGATGCGTACGCACGCTGGGATCTTTCCGAGTTCTCTCCGAAAAAGAAGGCCAAGCGATGA
- the ybeY gene encoding rRNA maturation RNase YbeY: MSIEVNNETTAKIDAREFVDLARYVFDAMFLHPATELSITFVDESAMSDLHEEWMDLEGPTDVMSFPMDELREGSEGELAPEGLLGDIVICPSVAATQARIAGHSTEEEMLLLLTHGILHLLGYDHVEPEDERVMFTLQRKLLLTFLAGRTSRVGISDTGGPRP; encoded by the coding sequence ATGAGCATCGAAGTCAATAATGAGACCACCGCGAAGATCGACGCGCGCGAATTCGTGGATCTTGCCCGATATGTCTTTGACGCGATGTTCCTGCATCCCGCAACGGAACTCTCCATCACGTTCGTGGATGAGAGCGCAATGAGCGACCTTCACGAAGAGTGGATGGACCTCGAGGGCCCCACCGACGTGATGAGTTTCCCCATGGATGAATTGCGCGAGGGAAGCGAAGGCGAGCTCGCCCCCGAAGGGCTCCTCGGCGATATCGTTATCTGCCCCTCCGTTGCCGCCACCCAGGCGCGCATTGCGGGGCACAGCACCGAAGAAGAGATGCTCCTTTTGCTCACGCACGGCATCCTTCACCTGCTCGGCTACGACCATGTTGAACCCGAGGATGAACGCGTGATGTTCACGCTCCAGCGCAAGCTTCTCCTCACGTTCCTCGCGGGCCGTACCTCGCGCGTGGGCATCTCCGATACCGGGGGCCCGCGCCCGTGA
- a CDS encoding hemolysin family protein — translation MNTIAILIPLAIIAIILAVCFSAADAALSTLSRHSIERYFEDEEKKRDRILTMHDDTHTTFATIALGRVLAEATYAVIITACMFESLEGLWLPLLLAITVTFLVSFMGASVSPRTLGRRAPEKTISFLVPLVRFARIVLAVPSKVLIHISNAFTPGGKVAGGPFATEEELRHFVDRASETEALEDDERNMIKGVFDLDDTMIREVMVPRTDMVTIDADATANKAMRLFVRSGYSRIPVIGEEGVDDLKGMLYFKDVMRAIHSPWNPGGDRLVTEIMRPVKFYPEFLTADRVMEDMRTSRVHVGIPVDEYGGVAGIVTIEDILEEIVGEIADEHDRREQEAERTSEGEYRVSSRMSIVEVGELFDLEIEDEDVDTIGGLLSKTIGRVPIIGAEGDAHGIHMEADRTSGRRKQVSAILVSRTPRDAAGEAGESDD, via the coding sequence GTGAACACGATCGCTATTCTTATTCCCCTCGCCATCATCGCGATCATACTCGCGGTGTGCTTCTCGGCGGCCGATGCTGCCCTGAGCACGCTGTCGCGCCACAGCATCGAACGCTACTTTGAGGATGAGGAGAAGAAGCGCGACCGCATCCTCACGATGCACGACGACACGCACACGACGTTCGCGACCATCGCGCTCGGGCGCGTCCTTGCCGAGGCAACCTACGCGGTCATCATTACGGCCTGCATGTTCGAGAGCCTCGAGGGCCTGTGGCTTCCGTTGCTCCTCGCGATCACGGTGACGTTCCTCGTGTCCTTCATGGGAGCCTCCGTCTCGCCTCGAACCCTTGGGCGTCGCGCTCCAGAGAAGACAATCTCGTTTCTCGTCCCCCTCGTGCGGTTCGCTCGCATTGTGCTCGCGGTGCCGTCGAAGGTGCTCATCCACATCTCCAATGCCTTTACCCCCGGCGGCAAGGTTGCGGGAGGTCCCTTCGCCACCGAAGAAGAGCTGCGCCACTTCGTTGATCGAGCGAGCGAAACCGAGGCGCTCGAAGACGACGAACGCAACATGATCAAGGGCGTGTTCGACCTCGACGACACGATGATTCGCGAGGTCATGGTGCCGCGCACCGACATGGTCACGATCGATGCGGATGCAACAGCAAATAAAGCGATGCGCCTCTTCGTGCGTTCGGGCTACAGCCGCATCCCCGTGATCGGTGAAGAGGGCGTTGACGACTTAAAGGGCATGCTTTACTTCAAGGACGTCATGCGCGCGATTCACTCGCCGTGGAATCCCGGCGGCGACAGGCTCGTGACCGAGATTATGAGGCCCGTAAAGTTCTACCCCGAGTTCCTCACCGCGGACCGCGTCATGGAGGACATGCGCACCTCGCGCGTCCACGTAGGTATCCCGGTCGACGAATACGGCGGCGTGGCGGGCATCGTGACGATCGAGGACATCCTCGAAGAGATCGTCGGCGAAATTGCCGATGAACACGATCGTCGCGAGCAAGAGGCCGAACGCACCTCCGAGGGCGAATATCGCGTGTCCTCGCGCATGTCGATCGTCGAGGTTGGCGAACTCTTCGACCTCGAGATCGAAGACGAAGACGTGGACACGATCGGTGGCCTCCTCTCAAAGACCATCGGGAGAGTGCCGATCATCGGTGCAGAGGGCGACGCGCACGGGATTCACATGGAAGCCGATCGCACGAGCGGTCGACGCAAACAAGTCTCGGCGATCCTCGTAAGCCGCACGCCGCGCGATGCTGCAGGCGAGGCTGGCGAGAGTGACGACTAG
- the era gene encoding GTPase Era, giving the protein MLQARLARVTTRRSRVEAQHRSGFVALVGRPNVGKSTLTNAMVGDKVAITSSKPQTTRRAIRGIVSRENDQIIIVDTPGVHRPRTLLGKRLNDLVRETLAEVDIVGFCLPADQKIGPGDRFIAEDLRQLRGNRRTPAIVAIVTKADLVSRDELAAHLMEVERFAKAEDIVPISAREGEQIDVLMDVIASHLPEGPALYPDDQLTEQSVSDRIAELVREAALEGVRDELPHSLAVVVEEIVEESLDGDPFAEVAPGEGRLVVRVSLFVERDSQKGIVIGKGGKRLKQVGTRARRGIRDLMGRPVHLDIRVKVAKDWQRDPKQLGRLGF; this is encoded by the coding sequence ATGCTGCAGGCGAGGCTGGCGAGAGTGACGACTAGGAGGTCGAGAGTGGAAGCTCAGCATCGAAGCGGATTCGTCGCGCTCGTGGGCCGGCCCAACGTGGGGAAGTCGACCCTCACGAACGCCATGGTGGGTGACAAGGTCGCCATCACGAGTTCGAAACCCCAAACGACGAGGCGCGCGATCCGCGGAATCGTGAGCCGTGAAAATGACCAGATCATCATCGTCGATACCCCGGGAGTGCACCGGCCTCGCACGCTCCTTGGTAAGCGTCTCAATGATCTCGTGCGGGAGACCCTCGCCGAAGTTGATATCGTGGGATTTTGCCTTCCCGCCGACCAGAAAATTGGGCCTGGCGACCGTTTTATTGCCGAAGACCTTCGGCAATTGCGTGGCAACCGTCGGACTCCCGCGATCGTGGCGATCGTGACGAAAGCCGATCTCGTGAGTCGCGATGAGCTGGCCGCGCACCTCATGGAAGTGGAGCGTTTTGCCAAGGCTGAGGACATCGTTCCCATCTCCGCGCGCGAGGGTGAACAGATCGATGTGCTCATGGACGTGATCGCGTCGCACCTTCCCGAGGGGCCCGCGCTCTATCCCGATGACCAGCTCACCGAGCAGAGCGTGAGCGACCGCATCGCCGAGCTCGTGCGCGAGGCTGCCCTCGAGGGCGTGCGGGATGAGCTTCCGCATTCGCTCGCGGTCGTGGTTGAGGAAATCGTCGAGGAGTCGCTCGATGGGGACCCGTTCGCCGAGGTGGCCCCGGGAGAGGGACGGCTCGTCGTGCGCGTGTCTCTCTTCGTGGAGCGCGATTCGCAAAAGGGCATCGTGATTGGCAAGGGCGGCAAACGCCTCAAGCAAGTCGGCACGAGGGCGCGCCGTGGCATCCGCGATCTCATGGGCCGCCCGGTTCATCTCGACATCCGCGTGAAGGTCGCGAAGGATTGGCAGCGCGATCCCAAGCAGCTCGGCCGCCTGGGTTTCTAG